One window of the Salvelinus alpinus chromosome 13, SLU_Salpinus.1, whole genome shotgun sequence genome contains the following:
- the LOC139536740 gene encoding uncharacterized protein has product MLLSSFASQFRNKNAPFLYAPFLYAPFLYSPFLYAPFLYSPFLYAPFLYSPFLYAPFLYSPFLYAPFLYAPFLYSPFLYAPFLYAPFLYAPFLYAPFLYAPFLYAPFLYAPFLYSPFLYAPFLYAPFLYAPFLYAPFLYAPFLYAPFLYAPFLYSPFLYAPFLYAPFLYVPFLPVKAKCFPLPVNETQLKL; this is encoded by the exons ATGTTATTGTCCTCTTTTGCCAGCCAGTTCCG AAACAAGAATGCCCCCTTCCTGTATGCCCCCTTCCTGTATGCCCCCTTCCTGTATTCCCCCTTCCTGTATGCCCCCTTCCTGTATTCCCCCTTCCTGTATGCCCCCTTCCTGTATTCCCCCTTCCTGTATGCCCCCTTCCTGTATTCCCCCTTCCTGTATGCCCCCTTCCTGTATGCCCCCTTCCTGTATTCCCCCTTCCTGTATGCCCCCTTCCTGTATGCCCCCTTCCTGTATGCCCCCTTCCTGTATGCCCCCTTCCTGTATGCCCCCTTCCTGTATGCCCCCTTCCTGTATGCCCCCTTCCTGTATTCCCCCTTCCTGTATGCCCCCTTCCTGTATGCCCCCTTCCTGTATGCCCCCTTCCTGTATGCCCCCTTCCTGTATGCCCCCTTCCTGTATGCCCCCTTCCTGTATGCCCCCTTCCTGTATTCCCCCTTCCTGTATGCCCCCTTCCTGTATGCCCCCTTCCTGTATGTCCCCTTCCTTCCTGTAAAGGCCAAGTGCTTCCCACTGCCAGTGAATGAAACTCAACTCAAACTCTGA
- the LOC139537843 gene encoding proheparin-binding EGF-like growth factor, whose amino-acid sequence MNIYLRFAIFIVYGSVSFGISSGASANTIDRHGDKSPAQLAVVSLLHNDAEIRDNQLEYDEEEYYYEHGDEDYLSGDYEMEFPKVAFSTKPKDLPVAPYTDRTREGKRKGKGKKRNPCLRKYKDYCIHGVCQYLRELREPSCICLLGYSGERCHLFSLPVTKEAEGYNRTIALAVVAVVVSFLCLTVIAILMAIRYHKQGQYNLENEEKVKLEAVPYP is encoded by the exons ATGAATATTTATCTCAGATTTGCAATTTTTATCGTTTATGGATCAG TGTCTTTCGGGATATCAAGTGGTGCCTCTGCCAATACCATTGACAGGCACGGGGATAAGTCTCCTGCCCAATTAGCTGTGGTCAGTCTCCTCCACAATGATGCGGAAATAAGAGACAACCAGCTAGAATATGACGAGGAGGAATACTATTATGAACATGGTGATGAGGACTATCTGTCTGGGGATTATGAAATGGAGTTTCCAAAAG TGGCATTTTCCACCAAGCCGAAAGATCTGCCCGTGGCTCCTTACACAGACAGGACAAGGGAGGGCAAGAGAAAGGGAAAGGGTAAGAAGAGGAACCCCTGTCTGAGAAAGTATAAAGACTACTGCATTCACGGGGTCTGCCAATACCTGAGAGAACTACGAGAGCCATCCTGCAT CTGTTTGCTTGGATACTCTGGTGAGCGGTGTCACCTTTTCAGCCTGCCAGTGACAAAGGAAGCAGAAGGCTACAACAGGACAATAGCACTGGCTGTGGTAGCAGTGGTTGTGTCCTTTCTGTGCCTGACAGTCATCGCCATATTAATGGCCATCAG GTATCATAAGCAAGGTCAATACAACCTTGAAAATGAGGAGAAGGTCAAGCTTGAGGCGGTCCCATATCCTTAA
- the LOC139537841 gene encoding heterogeneous nuclear ribonucleoprotein H-like isoform X4, translating into MADGEGFVVRIRGLPWSCAVDEVARFFSDCKVANNGTSIHFTYTREGRPSGEAFVELESEDDLKIAVKKDRETLGHRYVEVFKSNNVEMDWVMKHTGPNSPETEGDGLVRLRGLPFGCSKEEIVQFFLGLEIVPNGITLPVDFQGRSTGEAFVQFASQDIAEKALKKHKERIGHRYIEIFKSSNAEVRTNYEPPRKTMGGMQRPGPYDRPGGGGGRGYNGIGRGGSFDRMRRGGYGGGSDRYSDSGSSFQSTTGHCVHMRGLPYRATETDIYSFFSPLNPVRVHIEVGPDGRVTGEADVEFATHEDAVAAMSKDKANMQHRYVELFLNSTAGGSNGGYGGQMMGAMANQSSYGGSQQMSTGYTGGYSSQSSMGGYNDYSNQSGMSSSYYGSSRGSVGMNGSMGAGWGM; encoded by the exons ATGGCAGATGGAGAGGGATTTGTGGTGCGTATTCGTGGCCTTCCCTGGTCTTGCGCTGTGGATGAAGTGGCAAGATTTTTCTCtg ATTGTAAAGTTGCAAACAATGGGACAAGCATCCATTTCACCTACACTCGTGAGGGTAGGCCAAGCGGCGAGGCCTTCGTAGAGCTGGAGTCAGAGGACGACCTGAAGATTGCAGTCAAGAAAGACCGAGAGACCCTGGGTCACCGATATGTGGAAG TATTCAAATCGAACAACGTGGAGATGGACTGGGTCATGAAGCACACCGGTCCAAACAGCCCAGAGACTGAGGGGGACGGGCTTGTGAGGCTGCGTGGCCTTCCCTTCGGCTGTAGCAAGGAGGAGATTGTCCAGTTCTTCTTAG GGTTGGAAATCGTGCCAAATGGGATAACATTGCCGGTGGACTTCCAGGGGAGGAGTACGGGGGAGGCCTTCGTGCAGTTTGCTTCACAGGATATAGCTGAAAAGGCTCTAAAGAAACACAAGGAAAGAATAGGGCACAG GTATATTGAGATATTCAAGAGCAGCAATGCAGAGGTGCGGACGAACTACGAGCCCCCACGCAAAACCATGGGCGGCATGCAGAGACCAGGCCCCTACGACCGGCCCGGTGGCGGAGGTGGCCGCGGCTACAACGGCATAGGCCGAGGAGGCTCTTTCGACAGGATGCGTCGTGGGGGCTACGGTGGAG GTTCAGATCGTTATAGTGACAGTGGTTCAAGTTTTCAGAGTACGACCGGACACTGCGTGCACATGAGGGGTCTTCCTTACCGGGCAACAGAGACTGACATCTACAGT TTTTTCTCTCCGCTGAACCCAGTGCGTGTGCACATCGAGGTCGGGCCAGACGGGAGGGTGACTGGAGAGGCTGACGTGGAGTTTGCCACGCATGAGGATGCTGTGGCAGCCATGTCGAAGGATAAAGCCAACATGC AGCACCGTTATGTTGAGTTGTTCCTCAACTCGACAGCAGGGGGCAGCAATGGTGGCTATGGTGGACAGATGATGGGGGCTATGG CCAACCAGTCTTCCTATGGAGGCAGCCAACAGATGAGTACTGGTTATACAGGTGGTTACAGCAGCCAGTCCAGCATGGGGGGGTACAATGATTACA GTAATCAGAGCGGGATGAGCAGCAGTTACTATGGCAGCAGCCGTGGCTCCGTGGGCATGAATGGCAGCATGGGAGCGGGATGGGGCATGTAG
- the LOC139537841 gene encoding heterogeneous nuclear ribonucleoprotein H-like isoform X3 — translation MADGEGFVVRIRGLPWSCAVDEVARFFSDCKVANNGTSIHFTYTREGRPSGEAFVELESEDDLKIAVKKDRETLGHRYVEVFKSNNVEMDWVMKHTGPNSPETEGDGLVRLRGLPFGCSKEEIVQFFLGLEIVPNGITLPVDFQGRSTGEAFVQFASQDIAEKALKKHKERIGHRYIEIFKSSNAEVRTNYEPPRKTMGGMQRPGPYDRPGGGGGRGYNGIGRGGSFDRMRRGGYGGGEAGSDRYSDSGSSFQSTTGHCVHMRGLPYRATETDIYSFFSPLNPVRVHIEVGPDGRVTGEADVEFATHEDAVAAMSKDKANMQHRYVELFLNSTAGGSNGGYGGQMMGAMANQSSYGGSQQMSTGYTGGYSSQSSMGGYNDYSNQSGMSSSYYGSSRGSVGMNGSMGAGWGM, via the exons ATGGCAGATGGAGAGGGATTTGTGGTGCGTATTCGTGGCCTTCCCTGGTCTTGCGCTGTGGATGAAGTGGCAAGATTTTTCTCtg ATTGTAAAGTTGCAAACAATGGGACAAGCATCCATTTCACCTACACTCGTGAGGGTAGGCCAAGCGGCGAGGCCTTCGTAGAGCTGGAGTCAGAGGACGACCTGAAGATTGCAGTCAAGAAAGACCGAGAGACCCTGGGTCACCGATATGTGGAAG TATTCAAATCGAACAACGTGGAGATGGACTGGGTCATGAAGCACACCGGTCCAAACAGCCCAGAGACTGAGGGGGACGGGCTTGTGAGGCTGCGTGGCCTTCCCTTCGGCTGTAGCAAGGAGGAGATTGTCCAGTTCTTCTTAG GGTTGGAAATCGTGCCAAATGGGATAACATTGCCGGTGGACTTCCAGGGGAGGAGTACGGGGGAGGCCTTCGTGCAGTTTGCTTCACAGGATATAGCTGAAAAGGCTCTAAAGAAACACAAGGAAAGAATAGGGCACAG GTATATTGAGATATTCAAGAGCAGCAATGCAGAGGTGCGGACGAACTACGAGCCCCCACGCAAAACCATGGGCGGCATGCAGAGACCAGGCCCCTACGACCGGCCCGGTGGCGGAGGTGGCCGCGGCTACAACGGCATAGGCCGAGGAGGCTCTTTCGACAGGATGCGTCGTGGGGGCTACGGTGGAGGTGAGGCTG GTTCAGATCGTTATAGTGACAGTGGTTCAAGTTTTCAGAGTACGACCGGACACTGCGTGCACATGAGGGGTCTTCCTTACCGGGCAACAGAGACTGACATCTACAGT TTTTTCTCTCCGCTGAACCCAGTGCGTGTGCACATCGAGGTCGGGCCAGACGGGAGGGTGACTGGAGAGGCTGACGTGGAGTTTGCCACGCATGAGGATGCTGTGGCAGCCATGTCGAAGGATAAAGCCAACATGC AGCACCGTTATGTTGAGTTGTTCCTCAACTCGACAGCAGGGGGCAGCAATGGTGGCTATGGTGGACAGATGATGGGGGCTATGG CCAACCAGTCTTCCTATGGAGGCAGCCAACAGATGAGTACTGGTTATACAGGTGGTTACAGCAGCCAGTCCAGCATGGGGGGGTACAATGATTACA GTAATCAGAGCGGGATGAGCAGCAGTTACTATGGCAGCAGCCGTGGCTCCGTGGGCATGAATGGCAGCATGGGAGCGGGATGGGGCATGTAG
- the LOC139537841 gene encoding heterogeneous nuclear ribonucleoprotein H-like isoform X2, with translation MDWVMKHTGPNSPETEGDGLVRLRGLPFGCSKEEIVQFFLGLEIVPNGITLPVDFQGRSTGEAFVQFASQDIAEKALKKHKERIGHRYIEIFKSSNAEVRTNYEPPRKTMGGMQRPGPYDRPGGGGGRGYNGIGRGGSFDRMRRGGYGGGSDRYSDSGSSFQSTTGHCVHMRGLPYRATETDIYSFFSPLNPVRVHIEVGPDGRVTGEADVEFATHEDAVAAMSKDKANMQHRYVELFLNSTAGGSNGGYGGQMMGAMANQSSYGGSQQMSTGYTGGYSSQSSMGGYNDYSNQSGMSSSYYGSSRGSVGMNGSMGAGWGM, from the exons ATGGACTGGGTCATGAAGCACACCGGTCCAAACAGCCCAGAGACTGAGGGGGACGGGCTTGTGAGGCTGCGTGGCCTTCCCTTCGGCTGTAGCAAGGAGGAGATTGTCCAGTTCTTCTTAG GGTTGGAAATCGTGCCAAATGGGATAACATTGCCGGTGGACTTCCAGGGGAGGAGTACGGGGGAGGCCTTCGTGCAGTTTGCTTCACAGGATATAGCTGAAAAGGCTCTAAAGAAACACAAGGAAAGAATAGGGCACAG GTATATTGAGATATTCAAGAGCAGCAATGCAGAGGTGCGGACGAACTACGAGCCCCCACGCAAAACCATGGGCGGCATGCAGAGACCAGGCCCCTACGACCGGCCCGGTGGCGGAGGTGGCCGCGGCTACAACGGCATAGGCCGAGGAGGCTCTTTCGACAGGATGCGTCGTGGGGGCTACGGTGGAG GTTCAGATCGTTATAGTGACAGTGGTTCAAGTTTTCAGAGTACGACCGGACACTGCGTGCACATGAGGGGTCTTCCTTACCGGGCAACAGAGACTGACATCTACAGT TTTTTCTCTCCGCTGAACCCAGTGCGTGTGCACATCGAGGTCGGGCCAGACGGGAGGGTGACTGGAGAGGCTGACGTGGAGTTTGCCACGCATGAGGATGCTGTGGCAGCCATGTCGAAGGATAAAGCCAACATGC AGCACCGTTATGTTGAGTTGTTCCTCAACTCGACAGCAGGGGGCAGCAATGGTGGCTATGGTGGACAGATGATGGGGGCTATGG CCAACCAGTCTTCCTATGGAGGCAGCCAACAGATGAGTACTGGTTATACAGGTGGTTACAGCAGCCAGTCCAGCATGGGGGGGTACAATGATTACA GTAATCAGAGCGGGATGAGCAGCAGTTACTATGGCAGCAGCCGTGGCTCCGTGGGCATGAATGGCAGCATGGGAGCGGGATGGGGCATGTAG
- the LOC139537841 gene encoding heterogeneous nuclear ribonucleoprotein H-like isoform X1: MDWVMKHTGPNSPETEGDGLVRLRGLPFGCSKEEIVQFFLGLEIVPNGITLPVDFQGRSTGEAFVQFASQDIAEKALKKHKERIGHRYIEIFKSSNAEVRTNYEPPRKTMGGMQRPGPYDRPGGGGGRGYNGIGRGGSFDRMRRGGYGGGEAGSDRYSDSGSSFQSTTGHCVHMRGLPYRATETDIYSFFSPLNPVRVHIEVGPDGRVTGEADVEFATHEDAVAAMSKDKANMQHRYVELFLNSTAGGSNGGYGGQMMGAMANQSSYGGSQQMSTGYTGGYSSQSSMGGYNDYSNQSGMSSSYYGSSRGSVGMNGSMGAGWGM, translated from the exons ATGGACTGGGTCATGAAGCACACCGGTCCAAACAGCCCAGAGACTGAGGGGGACGGGCTTGTGAGGCTGCGTGGCCTTCCCTTCGGCTGTAGCAAGGAGGAGATTGTCCAGTTCTTCTTAG GGTTGGAAATCGTGCCAAATGGGATAACATTGCCGGTGGACTTCCAGGGGAGGAGTACGGGGGAGGCCTTCGTGCAGTTTGCTTCACAGGATATAGCTGAAAAGGCTCTAAAGAAACACAAGGAAAGAATAGGGCACAG GTATATTGAGATATTCAAGAGCAGCAATGCAGAGGTGCGGACGAACTACGAGCCCCCACGCAAAACCATGGGCGGCATGCAGAGACCAGGCCCCTACGACCGGCCCGGTGGCGGAGGTGGCCGCGGCTACAACGGCATAGGCCGAGGAGGCTCTTTCGACAGGATGCGTCGTGGGGGCTACGGTGGAGGTGAGGCTG GTTCAGATCGTTATAGTGACAGTGGTTCAAGTTTTCAGAGTACGACCGGACACTGCGTGCACATGAGGGGTCTTCCTTACCGGGCAACAGAGACTGACATCTACAGT TTTTTCTCTCCGCTGAACCCAGTGCGTGTGCACATCGAGGTCGGGCCAGACGGGAGGGTGACTGGAGAGGCTGACGTGGAGTTTGCCACGCATGAGGATGCTGTGGCAGCCATGTCGAAGGATAAAGCCAACATGC AGCACCGTTATGTTGAGTTGTTCCTCAACTCGACAGCAGGGGGCAGCAATGGTGGCTATGGTGGACAGATGATGGGGGCTATGG CCAACCAGTCTTCCTATGGAGGCAGCCAACAGATGAGTACTGGTTATACAGGTGGTTACAGCAGCCAGTCCAGCATGGGGGGGTACAATGATTACA GTAATCAGAGCGGGATGAGCAGCAGTTACTATGGCAGCAGCCGTGGCTCCGTGGGCATGAATGGCAGCATGGGAGCGGGATGGGGCATGTAG
- the LOC139537841 gene encoding heterogeneous nuclear ribonucleoprotein H-like isoform X5 encodes MDWVMKHTGPNSPETEGDGLVRLRGLPFGCSKEEIVQFFLGLEIVPNGITLPVDFQGRSTGEAFVQFASQDIAEKALKKHKERIGHRYIEIFKSSNAEVRTNYEPPRKTMGGMQRPGPYDRPGGGGGRGYNGIGRGGSFDRMRRGGYGGGEAGSDRYSDSGSSFQSTTGHCVHMRGLPYRATETDIYSFFSPLNPVRVHIEVGPDGRVTGEADVEFATHEDAVAAMSKDKANMQHRYVELFLNSTAGGSNGGYGGQMMGAMANQSSYGGSQQMSTGYTGGYSSQSSMGGYNDYIR; translated from the exons ATGGACTGGGTCATGAAGCACACCGGTCCAAACAGCCCAGAGACTGAGGGGGACGGGCTTGTGAGGCTGCGTGGCCTTCCCTTCGGCTGTAGCAAGGAGGAGATTGTCCAGTTCTTCTTAG GGTTGGAAATCGTGCCAAATGGGATAACATTGCCGGTGGACTTCCAGGGGAGGAGTACGGGGGAGGCCTTCGTGCAGTTTGCTTCACAGGATATAGCTGAAAAGGCTCTAAAGAAACACAAGGAAAGAATAGGGCACAG GTATATTGAGATATTCAAGAGCAGCAATGCAGAGGTGCGGACGAACTACGAGCCCCCACGCAAAACCATGGGCGGCATGCAGAGACCAGGCCCCTACGACCGGCCCGGTGGCGGAGGTGGCCGCGGCTACAACGGCATAGGCCGAGGAGGCTCTTTCGACAGGATGCGTCGTGGGGGCTACGGTGGAGGTGAGGCTG GTTCAGATCGTTATAGTGACAGTGGTTCAAGTTTTCAGAGTACGACCGGACACTGCGTGCACATGAGGGGTCTTCCTTACCGGGCAACAGAGACTGACATCTACAGT TTTTTCTCTCCGCTGAACCCAGTGCGTGTGCACATCGAGGTCGGGCCAGACGGGAGGGTGACTGGAGAGGCTGACGTGGAGTTTGCCACGCATGAGGATGCTGTGGCAGCCATGTCGAAGGATAAAGCCAACATGC AGCACCGTTATGTTGAGTTGTTCCTCAACTCGACAGCAGGGGGCAGCAATGGTGGCTATGGTGGACAGATGATGGGGGCTATGG CCAACCAGTCTTCCTATGGAGGCAGCCAACAGATGAGTACTGGTTATACAGGTGGTTACAGCAGCCAGTCCAGCATGGGGGGGTACAATGATTACA TTAGGTAA